The Alphaproteobacteria bacterium DNA segment TCGTGGCGGCGCGACGTTTCTACGAAAAAGGCGGCATGGAAGGTGCCCCTGTGGCCTTCTTCTCGCTGGAAATGTCCACCAGCCAGTTGGCGACCCGTATTCTGGCCGATGTATGCCGCGTGCCCTCGCACAAGATCCGCCGGGGCGAAGTGAAGAGCGAGGACTTTGTCACCTTTACTGAGCAGTCCAAGATGCTGCGCCGCGTGCCGTTTTATATCGACGACACACCATCAATATCGGTGGCCGCTTTGCGCACCCGGGCGCGTCGTCTAAAGCGCACATCGGGGCTGGGAATGATCGTCGTCGATTATCTTCAGCTGATGCGCGGTCCAGGAGGACGGCGCGAAGAAAACCGCGTGCAGGAATTATCCGAGATCACGCGCGGCCTGAAATCCATCGCCAAGGAATTGAATGTGCCGGTGCTGGCTTTGTCGCAGTTATCGCGCGCCACCGAAGCCCGCGACGACAAGCGCCCACAACTGTCGGATCTGCGTGAATCCGGCTCGATCGAGCAAGACGCCGATGTGGTGATGTTCGTGTTCCGCGAGGAATATTACCATGAACGCGCCCAGCCGACCCAAGGCGCGAACGAGACGGTCGAGCATTACGAAAAGCGTCATCAAAACTGGCAGGTGCGGGGCGATGCCGTACACAACATTGCCGAGGTCATTGTGGCCAAGCAGCGTCACGGCCCCATCGGCACGGTACGCCTGCATTTCGAAGGGGCTTTCACCCGTTTCTCGGACTTGGCCGAGGACCGCTATTTGCCCGAGGATTAGGCGTTTTTTGCCAGCTCTGACAGACGCGCCGAGCATCTATAAACCCTGTTGCGTCCTGTAAGTGTTTCCATTAAGGTGACCAACGTTCCAAGCGGGAACCCACCGCACACAGCATGCTGTTGATGCCGAAGGCTTCCGCCAAAACCAAGCGCCCGTAGCTCAATTGGATAGAGCATCTGACTACGGATCAGAAGGCTAGGAGTTCGAATCTCTTCGGGCGCACCAATTTCCTTATGTTATATCGAATTCAGACCGAATGGTTGCGGCCATTCAAGCCCATTTGTGCTACTAAAAACCTACCTAAGCGGGTTAGTCATCTCCGGATTACCTTGGTAAACGCGCTGCGTTAAACGGCTGTCGGCATGCGCCAAAAGCATCTCTTCGGCTATCTTCTTTGACAAGAAAGCGTCTGGCGGCCCCTAATTCGCTTGCTTGAACACAGCCTGTAGAAATCTTGCGGCGGACTCGACGCCCAGATTGTCGATACTGTGCGGCAGGTTGGGACAGATAACCAATTCCGTTTGAAAGCCGTTGGCCTCCAGCACCTTTGCCGCGACACGGCTGGCATCCGCCGTTAGGACTTCGTCATCCGCGCCATGGACCAACAGCACAGGCGGACGCGACGCGACGGCGTCTGCCATCAATTCCGGCCCCACCAACATGCCCGAGAATCCGATAATCGCCGCGC contains these protein-coding regions:
- a CDS encoding replicative DNA helicase, whose translation is MLPHNTEAEQGLLGALMFDNRAYERVAEFLRPEHFYDPIHGRIYHHIVTLVDRGQRADAITLRPFFEREPELVNVGGAAYLSRLEAGVVAVANAADYGKMIYDLFLRRELAAIGEEMLEESCHPDINRPATDLIEDKEHKLYTLASTGETQGGPVSLDIAIPESISLAEAAHKRDSHITGVTTGLRELDRLLGGLHSSDLVILAGRPSMGKTALATNMGFVAARRFYEKGGMEGAPVAFFSLEMSTSQLATRILADVCRVPSHKIRRGEVKSEDFVTFTEQSKMLRRVPFYIDDTPSISVAALRTRARRLKRTSGLGMIVVDYLQLMRGPGGRREENRVQELSEITRGLKSIAKELNVPVLALSQLSRATEARDDKRPQLSDLRESGSIEQDADVVMFVFREEYYHERAQPTQGANETVEHYEKRHQNWQVRGDAVHNIAEVIVAKQRHGPIGTVRLHFEGAFTRFSDLAEDRYLPED